A region from the Agarivorans sp. Alg241-V36 genome encodes:
- a CDS encoding DUF350 domain-containing protein, producing the protein MEQSDLLLAVANFAIYFAASIVFLMLFKVIYVRVTPHDEWKLIKEGKNTSAAIAFGGAVLGFALALAGAASNSISFVDFTLWGTIALIAQIAAFVIVRFVFIPGIVSRIEANEVSAGIMLAATSVSVGLLNAACMTY; encoded by the coding sequence ATGGAACAGTCGGACTTACTCTTAGCAGTAGCTAACTTTGCGATTTACTTTGCTGCTTCAATCGTTTTCTTAATGCTATTTAAAGTGATTTATGTGCGAGTTACGCCACATGATGAGTGGAAGCTAATTAAAGAAGGTAAAAATACCAGCGCCGCAATAGCCTTTGGTGGTGCAGTACTTGGTTTCGCATTAGCCTTAGCTGGTGCTGCCAGTAACTCAATTTCGTTTGTTGATTTTACCTTATGGGGCACTATTGCTTTAATCGCGCAAATTGCTGCCTTTGTGATTGTGCGTTTTGTATTTATCCCAGGCATTGTGTCACGCATTGAAGCTAACGAAGTTAGCGCAGGTATTATGCTAGCCGCTACCAGTGTGTCGGTAGGTTTATTAAATGCAGCCTGC